From Pontibacter actiniarum, a single genomic window includes:
- a CDS encoding Mrp/NBP35 family ATP-binding protein — protein MAITKEDILKALSYVEEPDLGKDLVTLNMVEDVQVDGKNVSFTVILTTPACPLKDLIRNACVTAIHTMVDKEADVTVNMTSRVTSGRGDTSEVLHGVKNIIAVASGKGGVGKSTVTSNLAIALAQSGARVGLIDADISGPSIPTMFGVEQERPRMVQGDHGKNYILPVEQHGVKMMSIGFLTPQDGAVVWRGPMASSALRQFISDVEWGELDYLLLDLPPGTSDIHLTMVQALPVTGAVIVTTPQKVALADAMKGLQMFRQPQINVPVLGVVENMAYFTPAELPENKYYIFGEGGGKALADKYNVALLGQVPIVQSIRESGDNGTPVVMQNDSPASGVFKELAQSVAQQVSLRNATMARTKPVEIKS, from the coding sequence ATGGCTATCACAAAAGAAGATATACTAAAAGCCCTCAGCTATGTAGAGGAGCCGGACCTGGGTAAGGACCTGGTAACGCTGAACATGGTGGAGGACGTGCAGGTGGACGGCAAGAACGTAAGCTTCACGGTTATACTGACCACACCGGCCTGCCCACTCAAAGACCTGATCCGCAATGCCTGCGTTACCGCCATCCACACGATGGTAGACAAAGAGGCGGACGTGACGGTGAACATGACCTCGCGGGTAACCTCCGGCCGCGGCGATACCTCCGAGGTACTGCACGGGGTAAAGAACATTATTGCAGTGGCCTCCGGTAAAGGCGGCGTGGGCAAGTCTACGGTTACCTCTAACCTGGCGATTGCCCTGGCGCAAAGCGGGGCAAGGGTTGGCCTTATCGATGCGGATATTTCCGGCCCTTCTATCCCTACCATGTTTGGTGTGGAGCAGGAGCGCCCCCGTATGGTGCAGGGAGACCACGGCAAAAACTACATTCTGCCGGTAGAGCAGCACGGGGTTAAAATGATGTCGATCGGCTTCCTGACGCCGCAGGACGGCGCTGTAGTATGGAGAGGCCCGATGGCGAGTTCGGCACTGCGCCAGTTTATTTCTGATGTGGAGTGGGGCGAGCTGGACTACCTGCTGCTGGACCTCCCTCCCGGGACTTCAGACATCCACCTGACCATGGTGCAGGCCTTGCCTGTCACCGGTGCCGTTATCGTGACCACGCCGCAGAAAGTAGCCCTGGCCGACGCCATGAAGGGGCTGCAGATGTTCCGCCAGCCGCAGATCAACGTGCCGGTGTTGGGCGTTGTGGAAAATATGGCGTACTTTACACCTGCCGAGCTTCCGGAGAACAAATACTACATCTTCGGAGAAGGCGGCGGCAAGGCCCTTGCTGATAAGTACAACGTGGCCTTGCTAGGCCAGGTGCCGATTGTGCAGAGCATCCGTGAAAGCGGCGACAACGGAACTCCTGTCGTTATGCAGAACGATTCTCCGGCAAGCGGTGTTTTCAAGGAGCTAGCCCAGTCTGTTGCCCAGCAAGTGTCGCTGCGCAACGCGACCATGGCCAGAACAAAACCAGTAGAAATTAAAAGCTAA
- a CDS encoding NifU family protein, translating into MAVLNVDQEFMLRIESALDQIRPYLEADGGNVKVLEVTDEMVLKLELLGACGSCPMSAMTLKAGVEQSVLKAVPEIKAVEAVNVTPTAV; encoded by the coding sequence ATGGCAGTCCTAAACGTAGATCAAGAGTTCATGCTCCGCATTGAGTCGGCCCTCGACCAGATAAGACCTTACCTGGAGGCCGATGGCGGAAACGTGAAAGTGCTGGAGGTAACAGATGAAATGGTGCTGAAGCTGGAACTGCTGGGAGCCTGTGGGTCCTGCCCGATGTCGGCCATGACGCTGAAAGCCGGCGTGGAGCAATCGGTTCTGAAGGCGGTACCTGAGATAAAAGCGGTGGAGGCCGTAAACGTGACTCCCACTGCCGTGTAA
- the fahA gene encoding fumarylacetoacetase — MIKANDPSLHSWIQIDAKSDFPIQNLPFGIFRTPDRDPRVGVAIGDYILDLCELGRRDFFELIDLDPNVFHRPYLNDFIALGKPVWRAVRNRVSELLRNDNDEISGNSNLMHALLVRQDEAELLLPVKVGNYTDFYSSMEHATNVGTMFRDPKNALLPNWKHIPIGYHGRASSIVVSGTAIHRPKGQTRAPDADTPTFGPSRLLDFELEVAFITGRETMLGQSISPNEASDYIFGLVLFNDWSARDIQTWEYVPLGPFLAKSFGSSVSPWVVTLDALEPFRVKGPVQDPKPLPYLEFTGNYNYDLNLEVLLQPDGGAENSICRSNYKFMYWNMNQQLAHQSSNGCNIQVGDMYASGTISGADKGSYGSMLELTWRGTAPIQLSDGSERQFINDGDTVIMRGFGERNGIRIGFGEVKTRILPAL, encoded by the coding sequence ATGATAAAAGCTAACGACCCCTCGCTCCACTCCTGGATACAAATAGACGCCAAAAGCGATTTCCCGATTCAGAACCTGCCATTCGGCATTTTCCGCACACCAGACCGCGACCCGCGCGTGGGTGTTGCCATCGGGGACTATATCCTGGACCTGTGCGAGCTGGGTCGCCGCGACTTCTTCGAGCTCATAGACCTGGACCCAAACGTGTTCCACCGCCCGTACCTGAACGACTTCATTGCCCTGGGCAAACCTGTCTGGCGTGCCGTGCGCAACCGTGTTTCGGAGCTCCTGCGGAATGACAACGACGAGATCAGCGGCAACAGCAATCTGATGCACGCCCTGCTGGTAAGGCAGGACGAGGCGGAGCTGCTGCTGCCGGTAAAGGTGGGCAACTACACGGACTTTTACTCCAGCATGGAGCACGCCACCAACGTCGGCACCATGTTCCGCGACCCTAAGAACGCGCTGCTGCCAAACTGGAAACACATTCCGATTGGCTACCACGGCCGTGCTTCCTCCATTGTGGTTTCGGGCACCGCTATACACCGCCCGAAAGGCCAGACAAGGGCCCCGGATGCGGACACGCCGACCTTCGGCCCCTCCAGACTGTTGGACTTTGAGCTGGAGGTAGCTTTTATCACGGGCAGAGAAACAATGCTTGGCCAAAGCATCAGCCCGAACGAGGCCAGCGACTATATCTTCGGCCTCGTGCTTTTCAACGACTGGTCGGCGCGGGACATTCAGACGTGGGAGTATGTGCCCCTGGGGCCGTTCCTGGCCAAAAGCTTCGGTTCATCGGTTTCTCCCTGGGTGGTGACGCTGGATGCCCTGGAGCCGTTCAGGGTAAAGGGCCCGGTGCAGGACCCAAAGCCCCTGCCCTACCTGGAGTTTACCGGCAACTACAATTACGACCTGAACCTGGAAGTGCTGCTGCAGCCGGACGGCGGGGCAGAGAACAGCATTTGCCGCTCCAACTATAAGTTTATGTACTGGAACATGAACCAGCAGCTGGCGCACCAGAGCAGCAATGGCTGCAACATCCAGGTGGGAGACATGTACGCCTCCGGCACCATCAGCGGCGCTGACAAAGGCTCTTACGGGTCCATGCTGGAGCTTACCTGGCGCGGCACCGCGCCAATACAGCTCTCAGACGGTTCTGAGCGCCAGTTTATCAACGACGGCGACACTGTGATCATGCGCGGCTTTGGCGAACGCAACGGCATCCGGATCGGCTTTGGGGAGGTAAAGACGCGGATACTCCCGGCACTGTAG
- a CDS encoding flavin reductase family protein encodes MSTITIDPREASTAEVYALLSGAVAPRPIAFASTTNAGGDVNLSPFSFFNLFSSNPPILIFSPLSRIRDNSSKHTLENVLETREVVINIANHAIVEQMSLASTEYDRGINEFIKSGLTPEASVLVKPPRVQEAPVAIECKVNDVVKLGTEGGAGNLVICEVLLMHIHENVLDQGGSIDPYKLDAVARMGGNYYLRANGDCIFELPKPIRNKGIGIDQLPDHIRQSNTLTGNNLARLGNTERMPSEAEAEAFRADPLVSYILNKYKATPAQLRQELELLGKKLLEDNQVEQAWKVLLLAGSV; translated from the coding sequence ATGAGTACGATAACGATTGATCCGAGAGAGGCCAGCACGGCAGAAGTTTATGCTTTACTGTCTGGTGCAGTAGCGCCGCGCCCTATCGCCTTTGCCAGCACGACCAATGCCGGTGGCGACGTAAACCTCAGCCCGTTCAGCTTCTTTAACCTGTTCAGCTCCAACCCTCCTATCCTGATTTTCTCTCCCCTTAGCCGCATCCGCGACAACTCGTCGAAGCACACCCTGGAAAATGTGCTGGAGACAAGGGAAGTGGTTATCAACATTGCAAACCACGCGATTGTTGAGCAGATGTCGCTGGCAAGTACAGAGTATGACCGGGGCATCAATGAGTTTATAAAGTCTGGTTTAACGCCCGAAGCCTCTGTTTTGGTAAAACCCCCGCGTGTGCAGGAAGCTCCCGTAGCCATCGAATGCAAAGTGAACGATGTCGTAAAGCTCGGGACGGAAGGCGGCGCAGGCAACCTGGTAATCTGTGAGGTGCTGCTGATGCACATCCATGAGAACGTGCTGGACCAGGGTGGCAGCATCGACCCATACAAGCTGGACGCAGTGGCTCGTATGGGCGGCAACTATTACCTGCGCGCCAACGGTGACTGTATTTTTGAGCTGCCCAAGCCCATACGCAACAAGGGCATAGGCATTGACCAGTTACCAGACCACATCCGGCAGAGCAACACCCTTACCGGCAACAACCTGGCTCGGCTCGGCAACACAGAAAGGATGCCATCCGAAGCAGAGGCTGAAGCCTTCAGGGCCGATCCACTCGTGAGTTACATCCTGAACAAGTATAAAGCAACACCTGCCCAGCTCCGGCAGGAGCTGGAACTGCTGGGAAAAAAGCTGCTGGAGGATAACCAGGTGGAGCAGGCATGGAAGGTGTTGCTGCTTGCCGGAAGCGTGTAG